Part of the Brevibacillus brevis genome is shown below.
TGCATCACGTTTGGCTTTCAGATTATGATTTTTGCGTCCCGGCCGATCATGACCCTGTTTGCCTCCCATCTGGGGGCGGGGACATTCCAGGTCGGGATTCTGGCCGCGACCTTTGCCTTTTTTCCGCTGCTGTTTGCCATCCACGCCGGGAAAATCGCCGACTACTTCGGAGACCGCATCCCGCTCTTTCTCTCGAATATCGGGTGCGCGGTCGGGCTCGCTCTGCCTTTCTTGTTTCCCAATCTGTGGTCGCTGTTCTTGTCGCAGGCGATCGTAGGCGTGTCGCACGTGTTTATCAACGTCTGCTTGCAGAACGTATTGGGAAAGGCCGCGACAAAAGAAAACCGCGATCACTATTTCAGCGTGTTCAGTACGGTCGTCGCCCTGGCGAGCTTTATCGGTCCCGTCATCGGCGGGTATATGTCCGAGCACATTTCCTACGGGTCCGTGTTTCTCGTATCCGTGGCGATCAGCGTCATTCCGATCGGATTTTCGCTCCTGCTTCCGAAGCTGGCCGTGCAAAAGAAGGAAGCCGCCAAGGAGGCGGGCCATTCCTTCACGCTGCTGAAGATCCCCCTGCTGCGCAAGGCCTTGGCGACAAGCGCGCTGGTGCTGTACTCCCGCGATATTTTCGTCGCCTATTTTCCTTTGTACGGAAGCCATTTGGGAATATCGGACTCGATGATCGGGTGGATCGTGGCCATTCAAGGGTTGGCGATGGTACCCGTCCGACTGTTTTTAGCCCAACTGGCGGAAAAAGCCGGCAGGGACAAAGTACTGCTGTTTTCCATCATCACGGCGGGCTTTTCATTCATGCTGTTTCCCTTTGTCGAGAATGCCTGGATCCTGCTCGTACTCAGTGCCGTGATGGGAGTGGGACTTGGCTGCGGACAGCCGTTGTCGCTGACGACGACCTACAATGCCTCGCCAAAAGCTCGTACAGGTGAAGTGCTCGGCCTGCGCCTGGCATCCAACCGGCTCTCGCAGCTCATTGCCCCACTGTTTTTCGGGGTAGTGGGAAGCTTTGGCGGATTGGTAGCGGTCTTTTACGTCAGTGGAGCGTTTTTGCTGGGAGGGGCTTTCCTGACGAAAGAAAAGGCCCGGAAGGCAGATGAGCCGATCTCCTCGGGGAGCTAAGGCCAGATTTGCGTCCTTACGTAGGCTCCGGATACGGAAACATGTCGATGACGCGGATGCTTTGCCCGCTAGCATTCGTAAACACCACATGCTCGCGGGTGAATTCCCGGGGACTTTCCAGTCCGCAAGCCGCCGCAAGCGAAAACAAGCCTTCCCGTAGCTGAAGAATGTAGTTCATCACGCGCCACTGCTTCTCTTCGGGGGCTAGCGCCTCCTGATATTTCGAGTCTGTCGTCGTGATCCCGGTCGGGCACTTTCCCGTGTGGCATTGCAGCGCCATAATGCACCCGTTGGCCATCATGAATCCTCGTGCGGAACTGACGCAATCCGCCCCTAGCGACAGTGCGATGGCGACTTTGTCAGGTGTCACGAGCTTGCCGGACGCAAAATTTTGAACCGGTCACGCACGCCGAATTTTCGGGCCGCATCATCCAGGATGAGCAGGGCAGCAAACAGCGGCAGACCCATTCCGTCTGCCATCGCTTTGAACGTCGCGCCCGAACCGCCTTCCGAGCCGTCTACTGTGATGAAATCCGGATAGATATCCAGGTCGCGCATGGTCTGGAAAAACGGGTCAAGCCGCCCCGGATCCCCGACGACGATCTTCACGCCGACCGGTTTGCCGCCTTCTTTTTGCAGGGTATCGATAAAGCGCAGCGCTTCCTCGGGGTTGGTCAGAAACTCGAAACGGTTGGGCGAGTTCACCGTTTTTCCTACTGGGACGAGGCGAGCGGCTGCGACTTTTTCGTTTACTTTGATCCCCTCGAGATGCCCCCCGCGGATTTTCGCTCCTTGATGGAATTTCAATTCAAACGCTTTGATGTTTGGATGCTGCGCTTTTTTCTTGTATTCCTCAATGGAGAAGTGGCCCGTATCATCGCGAAAGCCAAACAGCCCTGGTCCAATTTGCGAGATGATATCTGCTCCCGTTTCGAGGTGGACGTCTGCGACCCCGCCTTCCCCCGTATTGATCCACGATCCTCCGGCCATGCGGGCTCCCGTTCCTGTCGACTGAATATAATGCTCGCCGACGGCCCCGAACGAAGTGGCCGATGCCCCGAACATTCCTTTGAGCCGCCATGGATGCTGTCGGTTTTCTCCGATGACGATAACGTCCTGATCGTGCAAGAGCCATGGCTTGACTTGCTCCTCGATGAATCTTTCCCTCCGGGTAAACAGCCCTTCGTGGGTAATCTCGTATCTCTTTCCGAGAGTCGTTTTGTCGTTATCCACCCTCAGCTCGCTCGTCAATTTCGGAAACATGGCATTCGACAGGTAAAAGCCTGGCTTGTCGTAATCCCGCTTTCCCCCAAACGAGATCAGATCCGTCCGGTATTTCGAGGCAAGCACGAGACCGACGAAATCGTCCCGGGAGAACGGCCTTCCTTCCGTATCGCTGTCAAACCAGTACTGGCGAAACTCCGGCCCCAGCTTTTCCAGCAGATAGCGGAGCCATCCCAGGTATGGATGGGAGCGGATGATGGAATGCTTCGGCTTTTTGGACAAGGCGTACATATAGCTGAAGAAGACGATTGGCACCAGAACGATGAGAAGCAATAGGATGAGGAGAATAGTCTGGATCAATCGGTTAACCCCCTTGTGAGATCATTCGAACAAACAGGAAGCCCGATTAGCTTTCCACAAAAAGCCAGTGCTGATTCTGTTTTGGACGCGACTTTTGCTATAATGTGGGGAAAAGCTAGCTCGACTGGAGGAATGAAGGATGAGTACCCAAACCGATGGACCAGCTGGAGCGCCTTTGGAAGAGGAGGGGCAGATCCGTGCGCTGTACGCCAGGCTGATCGCAGGGTGGAATGAGCGAAGTGCAGAGAGGATGGCAGCCCCGTTTGCCTCGGACGGTTCGCTGGTCGGGTTTGACGGCAGTACAGTAGAATCTCGGAAGGGCATCGAGGAACATCTGCAGCCGATCTTCGCCAGCCATCCGACGCCGCCGTATGTG
Proteins encoded:
- a CDS encoding MFS transporter, which gives rise to MILRNVLCITFGFQIMIFASRPIMTLFASHLGAGTFQVGILAATFAFFPLLFAIHAGKIADYFGDRIPLFLSNIGCAVGLALPFLFPNLWSLFLSQAIVGVSHVFINVCLQNVLGKAATKENRDHYFSVFSTVVALASFIGPVIGGYMSEHISYGSVFLVSVAISVIPIGFSLLLPKLAVQKKEAAKEAGHSFTLLKIPLLRKALATSALVLYSRDIFVAYFPLYGSHLGISDSMIGWIVAIQGLAMVPVRLFLAQLAEKAGRDKVLLFSIITAGFSFMLFPFVENAWILLVLSAVMGVGLGCGQPLSLTTTYNASPKARTGEVLGLRLASNRLSQLIAPLFFGVVGSFGGLVAVFYVSGAFLLGGAFLTKEKARKADEPISSGS